The Kribbella sp. HUAS MG21 genome includes the window CGGTCAGTCTCGTCGACGTCCAGACACCGTCGTCCAGCGACGTCAGCGAGGCCGTGCAGCAACTCAGCCACCAGGCGATCGACGGACTCGTCATCATCCGCGCGGAGACCGCGACCCCGACGGCTCTGGCGCTGCCGCCGACGATGCCGGTCGTGGTGTCCGACTCGCGGTTCGTCGGGCACCATCCGGCGGTCGGCGCGGACCAGACCGGCGGCAGCCGCGCGGCGGTCGAGCACCTGCTGGAGCTCGGCCACCGCACCGTCCACCACATCGCGGGCCCGGACGACTCCGGGCCGGCCGCCCTCCGCGCGACGGCCTGGGAACAGACCCTGCGCAACGCCGGCCGCGACGTACCACCGCTGGTGCGGGGCGACTGGTCGGCCGGCTCGGGATACCAACTAGGGAAGGAGCTCGCCCAGCGCGACGACATCACCGCTGTCTTCGCCGCGAACGACGAGATGGCCTGCGGCCTGGTCCACGCGCTGCACGAGGCCGGTCGCCGGGTGCCCGCGGACGTCAGCGTCGTCGGCTTCGACGACATCGACCTGGCGGAGCACCTGTGGCCGCCGCTGACGACCGTGCGGCAGGAGTTCCAGCAGATCGGCAACGAGCTCGTCGAGATCCTCATGCGGCAGCTGAAGGACCGCCGCGAGCTGGTCGACCTGCACCGCACGGTCGCGGCACCGCTGGTTGTCCGCGCCAGCACTGCCCCACCACCCCGGTAGCGAAGCTGGGGTATGTTTACGTAAACAACCCCGAACAGGAGCTTCCATGCCAGACCTCGCGATCGGCACGTCCGACTTCCTGCTCGACGGCCGGCCGTTCCGGATCCTGTCCGGCGCCCTGCACTACTTCCGGGTGCACCCGGACGCCTGGTCGGACCGGATCGAGAAGGCCCGGCTGATGGGACTCAACACCATCGAGACCTACGTGCCGTGGAACGCGCACAGCCCGCGGCCGGGCGTCTTCGACACCTCGGGGATGCTCGACCTCGACCGGTTCCTGCGCGAGGTGGCCGCGGCCGGCCTGTACGCGATCGTCCGTCCCGGCCCGTACATCTGCGCGGAGTGGGACAACGGCGGCCTGCCGGCCTGGCTGTTCCAGGAGGCGGGCGCCGAGGTACGCCGGTACGAGCCGAAGTTCATGGCCGCCGTCACCGAGTATCTGCGGAACGTGCTGGACATCGTGCGGCCGTTGCAGCTCGACCGCGGCGGCCCGGTGCTGCTGGTCCAGGTCGAGAACGAGTACGGTGCCTTCGGCAACGACAGCACCTACCTGAAGGCGATCGCGGAGACGATCCGCGGCGCCGGGATCACGGTCCCGCTGTGCACCGTCGACCAGCCGATCGACGCGATGCTCGAGGCCGGCGGCCTGGACGGCGTCCTGCGCACCGGGTCGTTCGGGTCGCGCGTCGGTGAACGGCTCGCGGCGCTGCGGCGGCACCAGCCCGAGGGACCGCTGATGTGCATGGAGTTCTGGGACGGCTGGTTCGACAACTGGGGCGGGCCGCACCACACGACCGGCGTCGCCGAGACCGCGGCCGAACTGGACGCGCTGCTGGCGGCGGGCGCTTCGGTGAACATCTACATGTTCCACGGCGGCACGAACTTCGGGCTGACGAGCGGCGCCAACGACAAGGGCATCTACCAGCCGACGGTCACGTCGTACGACTACGACGCCCCGCTCGACGAGGCGGGTAACCCGACCGCGAAGTTCCACGCGTTCCGCGAGGTGATCTCGCGGTACGCCGACGTACCGGACGCCGTGCCGCCGCAACCTGTGGCCGCGGCGCCGGAGCTGACCGCGCGGCTGGCGGATCCGATCGGGCTGCTCACCGCGGCACCGGGCACCTGGTCGGACCACGAGGCGGTGCCGACGCTCGACGATCTCGACGCCCGGATCGCGATCTTCCGGACCGAGCTGACGGGCGGCGGTCCCGCCCTGCTGTCGTTCGGCGAGGTGCGCGACCGGGTGCAGGTGTTCCTCGACGGTGCGCCGGTCGGGATCCTGGAGCGCGAACGCCGCGAGCGGGCGATCATGCTGCCGCACAGCCGCGGCCGGCTCGAGCTCGTGGTCGAGGACCAGGGCCGGGTGAACTACGGCCCGCGGATCGGCGAGCCGAAGGGCCTGATCGGACCGGTCCGGCTCGGCGCCGACGAGCTGACGGGCTGGTCGGCGTGCGCGATCGACCTCGAACGGCTCCCGCAGCTGTGGGATTCCGCCGGTTGCACTCCGGCGGCGCTCGTCCCGGGGCCGACGGTCTGGCGCGCGACGTTCGAGCTCGACGACCCGGCCGACCTGTTCCTGAGGACGGATGCCTGGGGCAAGGGCATCGCCTGGCTGAACGGCTTCAACCTCGGCCGCTACTGGTCCCGCGGCCCGCAGGCGACGCTCTACGTGCCGTCGCCCGTG containing:
- a CDS encoding LacI family DNA-binding transcriptional regulator, whose product is MSNEVRRPRRGVKGHPKSGPSIGDVARLAGVSAQTVSRVSTGSEPVRPETRERVLEAMRQLGYAPNHAARALRRGNFRSIGLIAHRVIRTGESKTIEAVIEAARREGYSVSLVDVQTPSSSDVSEAVQQLSHQAIDGLVIIRAETATPTALALPPTMPVVVSDSRFVGHHPAVGADQTGGSRAAVEHLLELGHRTVHHIAGPDDSGPAALRATAWEQTLRNAGRDVPPLVRGDWSAGSGYQLGKELAQRDDITAVFAANDEMACGLVHALHEAGRRVPADVSVVGFDDIDLAEHLWPPLTTVRQEFQQIGNELVEILMRQLKDRRELVDLHRTVAAPLVVRASTAPPPR
- a CDS encoding glycoside hydrolase family 35 protein, which gives rise to MPDLAIGTSDFLLDGRPFRILSGALHYFRVHPDAWSDRIEKARLMGLNTIETYVPWNAHSPRPGVFDTSGMLDLDRFLREVAAAGLYAIVRPGPYICAEWDNGGLPAWLFQEAGAEVRRYEPKFMAAVTEYLRNVLDIVRPLQLDRGGPVLLVQVENEYGAFGNDSTYLKAIAETIRGAGITVPLCTVDQPIDAMLEAGGLDGVLRTGSFGSRVGERLAALRRHQPEGPLMCMEFWDGWFDNWGGPHHTTGVAETAAELDALLAAGASVNIYMFHGGTNFGLTSGANDKGIYQPTVTSYDYDAPLDEAGNPTAKFHAFREVISRYADVPDAVPPQPVAAAPELTARLADPIGLLTAAPGTWSDHEAVPTLDDLDARIAIFRTELTGGGPALLSFGEVRDRVQVFLDGAPVGILERERRERAIMLPHSRGRLELVVEDQGRVNYGPRIGEPKGLIGPVRLGADELTGWSACAIDLERLPQLWDSAGCTPAALVPGPTVWRATFELDDPADLFLRTDAWGKGIAWLNGFNLGRYWSRGPQATLYVPSPVVRSGTNTLVVLELDTLPTTTATFTGAADLGPTEL